From a region of the Cognatiyoonia koreensis genome:
- the sufB gene encoding Fe-S cluster assembly protein SufB yields MAALDNVDVKDGVDQDTVDAVKELSGTYKHGWNTEIEMEYAPKGVNPDIVKLISSKNKEPQWMTDWRLSAFDRWEKMEEPTWAMVSYPDIDFQDIYYYARPKSMEEKPKSLDDVDPKLLETYKKLGIPLKEQAILAGVEGAENMPAEGRKVAVDAVFDSVSVGTTFQKELEKAGVIFCSISEAIEKHPDLVKKYLGTVVPPSDNFYATLNSAVFSDGSFVYVPEGVRCPMELSTYFRINAENTGQFERTLIIAAKGSYVSYLEGCTAPKRDTAQLHAAVVEIIVEEDAEVKYSTVQNWYPGDEDGNGGIYNFVTKRADCRGDRSKVSWTQVETGSAVTWKYPSCILRGNESQGEFYSIAIANNMQQADTGTKMVHLGKNTKSRIVSKGISAGKAQNTYRGLVSMHPKAKESRNYTQCDSLLIGDKCGAHTVPYIEVRNNSSRVEHEATTSKVDDDQLFYCRSRGMDEEEAVALVVNGFCKEVLQELPMEFAMEAQALVAISLEGSVG; encoded by the coding sequence ATGGCTGCTTTGGACAATGTGGACGTCAAAGATGGTGTCGATCAGGATACCGTTGACGCGGTAAAAGAACTTTCCGGCACCTACAAACACGGCTGGAACACCGAGATCGAGATGGAATACGCCCCCAAGGGCGTGAACCCCGACATCGTCAAGCTGATTTCCAGCAAGAACAAGGAACCCCAGTGGATGACAGATTGGCGTCTGTCGGCCTTTGACCGCTGGGAAAAGATGGAAGAACCGACCTGGGCCATGGTCAGCTATCCTGACATCGACTTTCAGGACATCTATTACTATGCGCGCCCGAAAAGCATGGAAGAAAAGCCCAAGTCGCTGGACGATGTCGATCCCAAACTGCTGGAAACCTATAAGAAGCTTGGGATTCCGCTGAAGGAACAGGCCATTCTGGCGGGCGTCGAAGGGGCCGAAAACATGCCAGCGGAAGGTCGCAAGGTCGCCGTTGATGCGGTCTTTGATTCCGTATCCGTCGGCACGACCTTTCAGAAAGAGCTTGAAAAGGCCGGCGTCATCTTCTGTTCGATCTCCGAGGCGATCGAAAAGCACCCCGACCTTGTGAAAAAGTACCTTGGCACCGTCGTGCCGCCGTCTGACAACTTCTATGCGACGTTGAACAGCGCGGTCTTTTCGGACGGGTCGTTCGTCTATGTGCCCGAAGGGGTGCGCTGCCCGATGGAACTGTCCACCTATTTCCGCATCAATGCTGAAAACACAGGGCAGTTCGAACGCACACTGATCATTGCGGCCAAAGGATCATACGTGTCCTATCTTGAAGGCTGCACCGCACCCAAGCGCGACACGGCCCAGTTGCACGCAGCCGTCGTGGAAATCATCGTCGAGGAAGACGCCGAGGTGAAATATTCCACGGTCCAGAACTGGTATCCGGGCGATGAAGACGGCAATGGCGGCATCTATAACTTCGTGACCAAGCGCGCTGACTGTCGGGGTGATCGGTCCAAGGTGTCATGGACGCAGGTCGAAACCGGCTCTGCCGTCACATGGAAATATCCAAGCTGCATCCTGCGCGGTAACGAAAGCCAGGGCGAATTCTATTCGATCGCCATCGCCAACAACATGCAGCAGGCCGACACCGGCACGAAGATGGTGCACCTGGGCAAGAACACCAAGAGCCGGATCGTCTCCAAGGGGATCAGCGCGGGCAAGGCGCAGAACACCTATCGCGGTCTTGTGTCGATGCACCCAAAAGCCAAGGAATCGCGCAACTACACGCAATGCGACTCGCTTTTGATTGGCGACAAATGCGGTGCGCATACAGTGCCTTACATTGAAGTGCGCAACAATTCGTCGCGCGTGGAACACGAAGCGACAACATCCAAGGTGGATGACGACCAACTGTTCTATTGCCGCAGCCGTGGCATGGATGAAGAGGAAGCGGTCGCACTTGTCGTCAACGGGTTCTGCAAGGAAGTGCTGCAGGAACTGCCAATGGAATTCGCGATGGAAGCGCAGGCGCTTGTGGCGATTTCGCTGGAAGGATCCGTCGGCTAA
- a CDS encoding TfoX/Sxy family protein translates to MADLTTIRNIGPAFAKELKAAGISSAEALREVGADAAYEKLLQNGTRPHFIAYYVLHMGLQGRPWNDCKGAEKDALRKKFDQLKSQSFDTDRSELEQFLNRIGVIDPPA, encoded by the coding sequence ATGGCTGACCTGACAACCATTCGCAACATCGGCCCCGCCTTTGCAAAGGAACTGAAGGCTGCTGGCATATCCTCTGCCGAGGCCCTGAGAGAGGTCGGCGCGGATGCCGCGTACGAGAAACTCTTGCAGAATGGCACGCGACCGCACTTTATCGCCTACTACGTGTTGCACATGGGCTTGCAGGGCCGCCCGTGGAACGATTGCAAGGGCGCGGAAAAAGACGCCCTGCGCAAGAAATTCGATCAGCTGAAATCCCAAAGCTTTGATACGGATCGCTCTGAACTCGAACAATTCCTGAACCGGATTGGGGTCATCGACCCTCCTGCCTGA
- a CDS encoding YIP1 family protein, with the protein MAVSTDMIRTWRQPRVVMRKLLAMGQREDRAIAYLMAACFIIFVAQWPRLSRRAAGFEVPEGVEVPELTQLMAYEFLAWIMIWPLVMYVLAAFIHMIAMLFGGKGSWYSARLALFWTLLATTPALLLYGLMAGFLGPGPGTDLVGAIWLAAFAVIGFLCLREAEKEPV; encoded by the coding sequence ATGGCCGTCAGCACTGACATGATCCGTACATGGCGGCAGCCGCGCGTCGTGATGCGCAAGCTGCTCGCCATGGGCCAGCGCGAGGATCGGGCCATCGCCTATCTGATGGCGGCCTGTTTTATCATTTTCGTCGCCCAATGGCCACGCCTGTCCCGGCGCGCTGCGGGATTTGAAGTACCGGAAGGTGTCGAGGTGCCAGAGCTGACGCAGCTGATGGCCTATGAATTTCTGGCGTGGATCATGATCTGGCCGTTGGTCATGTATGTTTTGGCGGCATTCATCCACATGATCGCGATGCTGTTCGGGGGCAAAGGGTCTTGGTACTCCGCCAGACTGGCGTTGTTCTGGACACTCCTTGCAACCACGCCGGCCTTGCTGCTTTATGGGCTGATGGCCGGTTTCCTTGGCCCGGGTCCGGGGACCGATCTGGTGGGTGCAATCTGGCTTGCGGCCTTTGCAGTTATCGGGTTCCTTTGCCTGCGCGAGGCCGAGAAAGAACCCGTATGA
- a CDS encoding DUF4112 domain-containing protein gives MNIEQDIDFELAALRKIAWRMDALFYIPRTNISVGLDNILGLVPVVGDTMALLPSVWLIWKARQLGATPGALAYMTLNTLADYFIGMVPIVGDLFDVLYNANIRNYRALERNLNKRAARAAVVQPARSLPLPG, from the coding sequence ATGAACATAGAACAGGATATCGACTTTGAACTTGCGGCGCTGCGCAAAATCGCGTGGCGCATGGATGCACTTTTTTACATTCCGCGCACAAATATTTCTGTCGGGCTCGACAATATTCTCGGTCTCGTGCCCGTGGTTGGCGACACGATGGCCCTGCTTCCGTCGGTCTGGCTGATCTGGAAGGCGCGCCAGTTGGGTGCCACGCCCGGCGCATTGGCATATATGACGTTGAACACGCTGGCCGACTATTTCATCGGCATGGTCCCCATCGTCGGTGACCTTTTCGACGTGCTTTATAACGCAAATATCCGCAACTACCGTGCGCTCGAACGGAACCTGAACAAACGGGCGGCCCGCGCGGCGGTCGTGCAGCCTGCGCGCAGCCTGCCCCTGCCCGGCTAG
- a CDS encoding hydrolase: MQTNAVPHLDQSINTTGCCPKFNPDGWDDQTLHFEDKPFVKATTRSAVHIPLNMGTVFGRVQNHIEEAGAYDQDDIIVLSQDQSRWKADHYFSVSGVVADEDMTTLSGDFVTKVFEGPYRDAKQWYEEMKSLAAQRGSTSEDVYFFYTTCPRCAKAYGQNYVVGVARIN, encoded by the coding sequence ATGCAAACGAACGCCGTTCCGCATCTGGACCAAAGCATCAATACCACCGGCTGTTGTCCGAAATTCAATCCCGACGGATGGGACGATCAGACCCTGCATTTCGAAGACAAACCTTTCGTCAAGGCGACGACCAGGTCAGCTGTCCATATTCCGTTGAATATGGGCACGGTCTTTGGCCGCGTGCAGAACCATATCGAAGAGGCCGGCGCATACGACCAAGACGACATCATCGTGTTGAGCCAGGATCAGTCACGCTGGAAAGCAGACCACTATTTTTCGGTGTCCGGCGTTGTCGCGGATGAAGACATGACCACGCTGTCGGGCGATTTCGTCACCAAGGTGTTCGAAGGACCCTATCGCGACGCAAAGCAGTGGTATGAAGAGATGAAATCGCTGGCCGCGCAAAGAGGCAGCACAAGCGAAGATGTTTATTTCTTCTACACGACCTGCCCGCGCTGCGCGAAAGCGTACGGTCAGAATTATGTCGTCGGGGTTGCCCGGATCAACTAG
- a CDS encoding DEAD/DEAH box helicase, with amino-acid sequence MIQTLADALAKQGYDTLTPVQEAVTDPQHEGHDLLVSAQTGSGKTVGFGLAIGPTILNDDGHFGPADTPRALIIAPTRELALQVKRELSWLYAGAGAVMASCVGGMDMRTEKRTLERGAHIVVATPGRLKDHILRGSLDMSGIRAIVLDEADEMLDLGFREDLEFILGKAPETRRTLMFSATVPPMIEKLAKSYQRNAIRISTVSKATQHTDIAYRALTVAQHDADNAIINVLRYYEAPNAIVFANTRAMVTRLTTRLSNRGFAVVALSGELSQTERSHALQAMRDGRARVCVATDVAARGIDLPNLELVIHAELPTNAETLMHRSGRTGRAGRKGISAMIVPPKMRRRAENLLKWGKLKAEWAAPPSADEVQARDEERLLTDDVWTEEFTEGERAFAEKLLAQHAPEKIAAAYLRLYAGKASAPEDIAIIDPNAPPPPREKRERKEREPFGPSKWFSVDVGREGKAEARWLLPMICKAGDITKREIGAIRIQPNETFVEIREDAVPGFLKAVGNDMRLENQATLKALDGVPQISERGARPSKKSYDKPQDRSAPPPSRAPQQDAIKPIPGAADDPAPYKPRSKPPRKDHGDAVKAKKPFKSKDGGKPDFKGKGDAKPPFKSKGDAKPPFKGKSDGKPPRKGKPGEKPFRKPDGAKPAGKPRASASDTSKRFVPPGGKPRSKPGGKGPNATPKRRSK; translated from the coding sequence ATGATCCAGACCCTCGCCGATGCCCTTGCCAAGCAAGGCTACGACACGCTGACCCCTGTGCAAGAGGCCGTTACCGACCCGCAGCACGAAGGGCATGATCTGCTTGTGTCCGCGCAAACCGGATCGGGAAAGACGGTGGGCTTTGGTCTGGCTATCGGGCCGACGATCCTGAACGATGACGGACACTTTGGCCCTGCCGACACACCCCGCGCGTTGATCATCGCGCCGACTCGTGAACTGGCGCTGCAGGTCAAGCGCGAGCTGTCATGGCTTTACGCCGGTGCCGGTGCTGTCATGGCGTCCTGTGTGGGTGGCATGGATATGCGCACCGAAAAGCGCACGCTGGAACGCGGGGCTCATATTGTCGTCGCTACCCCTGGACGTTTGAAAGATCACATCCTGCGCGGCTCGCTTGATATGTCGGGTATCCGCGCAATCGTGCTGGATGAAGCGGATGAAATGCTGGACCTCGGCTTTCGTGAAGACCTAGAATTCATCCTTGGCAAAGCGCCCGAGACCCGCCGCACGCTGATGTTTTCAGCAACCGTCCCGCCGATGATTGAAAAGCTGGCCAAATCCTATCAGCGCAACGCGATACGGATCAGCACCGTCTCGAAGGCGACGCAACATACCGATATCGCCTATCGCGCACTGACCGTGGCCCAGCATGATGCGGATAACGCGATCATCAACGTGTTGCGCTATTACGAAGCCCCCAATGCCATCGTTTTCGCCAATACCCGCGCAATGGTGACACGTCTGACCACCCGCCTGTCCAACCGGGGTTTTGCGGTTGTCGCATTGTCGGGTGAATTGTCGCAAACCGAACGCTCGCACGCATTGCAAGCCATGCGCGACGGACGTGCGCGGGTCTGTGTGGCAACCGATGTGGCGGCACGTGGCATCGACCTGCCGAACCTTGAACTGGTGATCCACGCAGAACTGCCCACCAATGCGGAAACACTGATGCACCGGTCCGGTCGGACCGGTCGCGCGGGTCGCAAAGGCATTTCGGCGATGATCGTGCCGCCCAAGATGCGCAGGCGCGCAGAAAATTTGTTGAAGTGGGGCAAGCTCAAGGCCGAATGGGCAGCACCGCCCTCTGCGGATGAAGTGCAGGCGCGTGATGAGGAACGTCTGCTGACGGATGACGTCTGGACCGAGGAATTCACCGAAGGCGAACGGGCCTTCGCTGAAAAGCTGCTGGCGCAACACGCACCAGAGAAAATTGCCGCCGCCTATCTGCGCCTTTATGCCGGCAAGGCATCCGCCCCGGAAGACATTGCCATTATTGATCCGAACGCCCCGCCACCACCGCGTGAAAAGCGCGAGCGCAAGGAACGCGAGCCCTTTGGTCCGTCCAAGTGGTTCAGCGTCGATGTCGGGCGCGAAGGCAAGGCCGAAGCCCGTTGGCTTTTGCCAATGATCTGCAAGGCCGGTGACATCACAAAGCGTGAAATCGGGGCGATCCGTATCCAGCCGAACGAAACCTTCGTCGAGATCAGGGAAGATGCGGTGCCAGGATTCCTGAAAGCCGTCGGCAACGATATGCGGCTTGAAAATCAGGCCACCCTGAAGGCGCTTGATGGCGTGCCGCAGATCAGCGAACGCGGTGCGCGGCCCAGCAAGAAGTCCTATGACAAACCACAAGACCGGTCGGCCCCACCACCATCGCGCGCCCCGCAACAAGACGCGATCAAGCCAATCCCCGGTGCCGCCGATGATCCCGCACCTTACAAGCCGCGCAGCAAACCGCCTCGCAAGGATCACGGCGACGCGGTGAAAGCGAAAAAGCCATTCAAAAGCAAGGACGGTGGCAAACCTGACTTCAAAGGCAAGGGCGACGCAAAGCCACCGTTCAAGAGCAAAGGTGATGCAAAACCTCCCTTCAAGGGCAAGAGCGATGGCAAACCGCCACGCAAGGGCAAGCCCGGTGAAAAGCCGTTCCGCAAGCCGGACGGTGCGAAACCGGCAGGCAAGCCGCGCGCAAGTGCGTCCGATACGTCAAAGCGATTTGTCCCGCCAGGCGGCAAACCACGGTCAAAACCGGGTGGAAAAGGACCAAACGCAACACCGAAACGCCGGTCAAAATAA
- the ndk gene encoding nucleoside-diphosphate kinase gives MAIQRTFSIIKPDATKRNLTGQIVAKFEEAGLRIIASKRIQLTLAQAQQFYGVHKDRPFFDELCEFMISEPIVVQVLEGEDAIAKNREVMGATNPADAAPGTIRKEFALSIGENSVHGSDAPETAAEEIAFFFSGLELVG, from the coding sequence ATGGCGATCCAACGCACATTTTCCATCATCAAACCCGACGCGACAAAGCGTAACCTGACAGGCCAGATCGTGGCCAAATTCGAAGAAGCCGGCCTGCGTATCATCGCATCCAAGCGCATCCAGCTGACACTGGCCCAAGCCCAGCAGTTCTATGGTGTGCACAAGGATCGTCCATTCTTTGACGAGCTTTGCGAATTCATGATTTCCGAGCCGATCGTCGTGCAGGTTCTGGAAGGCGAAGACGCCATCGCAAAAAACCGTGAAGTCATGGGCGCAACCAACCCCGCAGACGCCGCACCTGGCACGATCCGCAAGGAATTCGCGCTTTCCATCGGTGAAAACTCTGTCCACGGCTCTGACGCGCCGGAAACAGCCGCAGAAGAAATCGCGTTCTTCTTTTCGGGACTCGAACTGGTCGGCTAA
- a CDS encoding Rrf2 family transcriptional regulator: MKLSTKGRYAMVAMADLALQDGGTLTNLTEISKRQDISLPYLEQLFVKLRRAGLVESVRGPGGGYRLAAPPSDIRVSDVLEAVDETVNALHKGAGASGAASGSRAQSMTNRLWEGLSAQVYVFLHQARLSDVVSNGLAPCPAVPALFEVVDDDA; the protein is encoded by the coding sequence ATGAAACTCAGCACCAAAGGTCGCTATGCGATGGTCGCCATGGCCGATCTTGCATTGCAGGACGGTGGGACGCTGACAAATCTGACCGAAATTTCCAAGCGACAGGACATTTCCTTGCCTTATCTGGAGCAGTTGTTCGTGAAATTGCGCCGCGCCGGTCTTGTCGAATCCGTGCGCGGTCCGGGCGGCGGCTATCGTCTGGCCGCCCCGCCTTCGGACATTCGCGTGTCAGATGTGCTTGAAGCTGTGGATGAAACTGTGAACGCGCTGCACAAAGGGGCAGGGGCGTCGGGGGCGGCGTCCGGGTCGCGGGCGCAATCCATGACCAACCGTTTGTGGGAAGGACTGTCTGCACAGGTCTATGTCTTTTTGCATCAGGCGCGTCTGTCTGATGTCGTCAGCAACGGGCTTGCACCCTGTCCAGCGGTGCCAGCCCTGTTTGAAGTGGTGGACGACGATGCCTGA
- a CDS encoding cysteine desulfurase family protein, whose product MPERQRIYFDHNATTPLRDEARTAMIAAMDVAGNPSSVHAEGRAAKGLVEKSRMAVAEAVGASNADVIFVSGATEAAALALAGRGLHASALEHEAVLAWVDPVLPVVNGVVQVSDPAHTALQLANSETGIVQALPKGLAVSDITQGFGKLPFAYGWSGVEMVFLSAHKFGGPKGIGALIVPQGHEIAAQIKGGGQEMGRRSGTENVLAIAGFGAACAAAQQDLANGVWDRVAELRNILEKAIGAAEKSTIFVGKDFARLPNTSCMISAGWKGETQVMAMDLAGFAVSAGSACSSGKVKASKVLQALGYDDDAAGSALRVSLGPQNTEEEVLRFVDAWTAKRTKVRGATAAA is encoded by the coding sequence ATGCCTGAACGACAGCGCATCTATTTCGATCACAACGCGACAACACCCCTGCGCGACGAAGCGCGCACTGCGATGATCGCGGCGATGGATGTCGCGGGAAACCCGTCGTCTGTCCACGCCGAAGGGCGCGCGGCCAAAGGACTTGTCGAAAAGTCCCGGATGGCAGTGGCCGAGGCGGTTGGCGCATCGAATGCCGATGTAATCTTTGTTTCTGGCGCGACCGAAGCGGCGGCACTTGCCCTGGCGGGGCGCGGGCTTCATGCCTCTGCACTGGAACACGAGGCTGTTTTGGCGTGGGTTGATCCGGTGCTGCCGGTGGTGAATGGCGTCGTGCAGGTCAGCGATCCGGCGCATACGGCGCTTCAGTTGGCCAACTCTGAAACAGGTATCGTGCAAGCATTGCCCAAAGGACTTGCCGTTTCCGATATCACGCAAGGTTTCGGAAAACTGCCGTTCGCTTACGGCTGGTCCGGTGTGGAAATGGTGTTCCTGTCGGCCCACAAATTTGGCGGCCCCAAAGGCATCGGCGCATTGATCGTGCCGCAAGGGCATGAAATCGCCGCACAAATCAAAGGCGGCGGTCAGGAAATGGGCCGTCGGTCGGGAACGGAAAACGTGCTGGCGATTGCCGGATTCGGTGCCGCATGCGCTGCGGCGCAACAGGATTTGGCGAACGGGGTCTGGGACCGGGTTGCAGAACTTAGAAATATTCTAGAAAAGGCCATTGGCGCGGCAGAAAAGAGTACTATTTTTGTCGGGAAAGACTTTGCGCGATTGCCGAACACGTCCTGCATGATCAGTGCAGGCTGGAAAGGCGAAACGCAGGTCATGGCGATGGATTTGGCGGGGTTTGCCGTATCGGCGGGCTCTGCGTGCTCCAGCGGTAAGGTCAAGGCCAGCAAGGTGTTGCAGGCCCTTGGCTACGATGATGATGCGGCGGGGTCTGCCTTGCGGGTGTCATTGGGGCCGCAGAACACGGAAGAAGAGGTCTTGCGCTTCGTTGACGCATGGACCGCGAAAAGAACAAAGGTGCGCGGCGCAACGGCCGCTGCTTGA
- a CDS encoding SufB/SufD family protein yields the protein MALPKLKADATQARLAVMDLPAGGDANRQAALARVSAMGLPHKRDEYWKYTDPATLVQPDAPEAALFHNDEGPLFDEIDRVKIVFVDGVYDESLSSDLAAEGVEIGLLADALSADIHWAQDMYGTLEVRGQVPVERSLAALNTAFATNGAVIRVTGQASKPINLIYLHQQTTSDAALHNLVKVEAGATVTLLETGPAAARFSKTLEVDIAEGGTFHHVRAQGRDHERRAITHCFARVADEATFKSFTLTVNGKLTRNETVIDIVGDNAVAHVAGACLGDGADFHHDDTVFVTHDAVDCESRQVFKKVLRNGATGVFQGKILVKEGAQKTDGYQISQSLLLDEDSVFLAKPELEIYADDVACSHGSTSGAIDEDALFYLQSRGISHKQAVNLLTIAFLAEALEEIDDQELADQLRNRLEGWLSRHGS from the coding sequence ATGGCTCTTCCCAAGTTGAAAGCGGACGCCACCCAAGCGCGGCTGGCCGTCATGGACCTGCCCGCTGGCGGTGATGCGAACCGGCAAGCTGCCTTGGCACGGGTCTCTGCGATGGGCCTGCCGCACAAACGCGACGAATACTGGAAATACACCGATCCCGCGACATTGGTGCAACCTGACGCGCCTGAAGCGGCCTTGTTTCACAACGACGAAGGCCCACTTTTCGATGAAATCGACCGGGTAAAGATCGTTTTTGTCGACGGCGTTTATGATGAGAGCCTTTCAAGTGATCTGGCGGCCGAAGGTGTCGAAATCGGTCTTCTGGCCGATGCGCTGAGTGCTGACATTCACTGGGCGCAAGACATGTACGGTACGCTCGAAGTGCGCGGTCAGGTCCCGGTTGAACGCTCACTTGCTGCGTTGAACACGGCATTTGCCACAAACGGGGCCGTGATCCGCGTGACCGGTCAAGCATCCAAGCCGATCAACCTGATCTATCTGCATCAGCAGACCACTTCGGATGCGGCATTGCACAACCTTGTCAAAGTCGAAGCCGGTGCCACGGTCACGTTGCTTGAAACCGGCCCGGCTGCGGCACGTTTCTCGAAGACGCTAGAGGTCGATATCGCGGAAGGTGGCACGTTCCATCATGTCCGCGCGCAAGGGCGCGACCATGAGCGCCGCGCGATCACACATTGCTTTGCCCGCGTGGCCGATGAAGCCACGTTCAAGTCTTTCACGCTGACCGTAAACGGCAAACTGACGCGCAACGAAACGGTGATCGATATTGTTGGTGATAACGCGGTCGCGCATGTGGCTGGCGCGTGCCTTGGTGATGGTGCTGATTTTCATCACGATGACACCGTCTTTGTCACACATGACGCCGTCGATTGCGAAAGCCGTCAGGTGTTCAAGAAAGTGCTGCGCAACGGCGCGACCGGTGTGTTTCAGGGCAAGATCCTTGTGAAGGAAGGCGCGCAAAAGACGGATGGCTATCAGATCAGCCAGTCGCTTTTGCTGGATGAAGACAGCGTCTTCCTCGCCAAGCCCGAGTTGGAGATCTATGCGGACGACGTGGCCTGTTCGCACGGGTCCACCTCTGGTGCGATTGACGAAGACGCGCTGTTCTATCTGCAATCTCGTGGCATTTCGCACAAGCAAGCCGTCAATCTGTTGACCATCGCCTTCCTTGCCGAGGCACTGGAAGAGATCGACGATCAGGAACTTGCCGACCAGCTGCGCAACCGGCTTGAGGGATGGTTGTCCCGGCACGGAAGCTAA
- the sufC gene encoding Fe-S cluster assembly ATPase SufC, protein MLEIKGLKVDLEEEEKSILKGVDLRIEPGTVHAIMGPNGSGKSTLSYVLSGKDGYKVTGGSALLEGADLLEMEPEERAAAGLFLAFQYPVEIPGVGNMTFLRTAVNAQRKARGEDELSAGEFLKVVREKAKALKIDADMLKRPVNVGFSGGEKKRNEILQMAMLEPKMCILDETDSGLDVDAMKLVAEGVNALRSEGRSFLVITHYQRLLDHIQPDVVHIMADGKIIKSGGPDLALEVENNGYGALLAEVA, encoded by the coding sequence ATGTTAGAGATCAAAGGCTTGAAAGTCGATCTTGAGGAAGAAGAGAAATCCATCCTCAAAGGCGTTGACCTGAGAATCGAACCCGGCACCGTGCATGCGATCATGGGTCCGAACGGGTCGGGCAAGTCTACGCTGTCCTACGTGCTGTCAGGCAAGGACGGGTACAAGGTGACAGGTGGTTCGGCACTTCTTGAAGGTGCTGACCTGCTCGAGATGGAACCCGAAGAGCGCGCGGCCGCTGGTCTGTTTCTTGCGTTTCAGTACCCTGTCGAAATCCCCGGTGTCGGCAACATGACGTTCCTGCGCACAGCCGTGAACGCACAGCGCAAGGCGCGCGGCGAAGACGAACTGTCTGCTGGTGAATTCCTCAAGGTTGTTCGCGAAAAGGCCAAGGCGCTCAAGATTGACGCCGATATGCTCAAGCGTCCCGTGAACGTTGGTTTCTCGGGCGGCGAAAAGAAGCGGAACGAGATTTTGCAGATGGCGATGCTTGAACCAAAGATGTGCATTCTGGACGAAACGGATTCCGGTCTTGATGTGGATGCGATGAAACTGGTTGCGGAAGGTGTGAATGCACTGCGCTCTGAAGGGCGTTCATTCCTTGTCATCACGCACTACCAGCGTCTTTTGGACCACATCCAACCAGACGTCGTGCACATCATGGCCGACGGCAAGATCATCAAGTCCGGTGGTCCGGACCTTGCCTTGGAAGTTGAGAACAACGGCTACGGCGCATTGCTGGCAGAGGTTGCCTGA
- a CDS encoding alpha/beta hydrolase — MPEVIFPGPEGRLEGRYHPQKDRDAPIAIVLHPHPQFGGTMNNRVVYNLHYAFYNMGFTVLRFNFRGVGRSQGEYDQGVGELSDAASALDYLQSMNNNAKHCWVAGFSFGAWIGMQLLMRRPEITGFISVSPPANMYDFSFLAPCPSSGLIINGTNDRVAPPQDTVNLVNKLHEQKGITITHECMEGAGHFFEDPHMDPMIDHVTDYVRRRLTENTR, encoded by the coding sequence ATGCCCGAAGTCATCTTCCCCGGCCCAGAAGGCCGCCTCGAAGGCCGCTACCATCCGCAAAAAGACCGTGATGCACCGATTGCGATTGTCCTGCATCCACATCCGCAGTTCGGCGGTACGATGAACAACCGGGTCGTCTATAATCTGCATTATGCATTCTATAACATGGGCTTTACCGTGTTGCGGTTCAATTTCCGCGGCGTCGGTCGCTCGCAGGGCGAATACGATCAGGGCGTGGGCGAACTGTCTGACGCGGCATCCGCACTCGACTATCTGCAGTCGATGAACAACAACGCAAAACATTGCTGGGTCGCCGGGTTCTCTTTCGGTGCCTGGATCGGCATGCAGCTTTTAATGCGACGCCCCGAGATCACGGGCTTTATCAGCGTATCACCCCCGGCGAACATGTATGACTTCAGCTTTCTTGCGCCCTGCCCGTCATCCGGTTTGATCATCAACGGCACGAACGACCGTGTGGCCCCGCCGCAAGACACCGTGAACCTTGTGAACAAATTGCACGAACAAAAGGGTATCACGATCACGCACGAGTGTATGGAAGGTGCCGGTCACTTCTTTGAAGACCCGCACATGGATCCGATGATCGACCATGTCACCGATTATGTCCGTCGTCGCCTCACGGAAAACACGCGCTGA
- a CDS encoding HD domain-containing protein, with the protein MSERIHQQLAFLNEADKLKSVVRGTTLNDATRRENSAEHSWHIALYALVMAEHAERPVNVDRVIKMLLLHDLVEIDAGDIPIHSAAARDVAAQAAIEQAAADRIFALLPADQADACRALWDEFEAAETDDAIFAKSIDRVQPVIANLESGGGSWRDFNVTVEHLETRVGIKVRRGAPAIWEALSARINVWFSTNT; encoded by the coding sequence ATGAGCGAACGGATCCACCAGCAACTTGCGTTCCTGAACGAGGCGGACAAGCTGAAATCCGTCGTGCGTGGAACAACGCTGAATGACGCGACCCGGCGCGAGAATTCGGCCGAACACAGCTGGCATATCGCGCTTTATGCGCTGGTCATGGCCGAACACGCCGAACGACCTGTGAATGTCGACCGCGTGATCAAGATGCTGTTGCTGCATGATCTGGTAGAGATCGACGCGGGCGATATCCCGATCCACAGTGCTGCCGCACGCGATGTCGCAGCGCAGGCCGCGATCGAACAGGCTGCCGCTGATCGTATCTTTGCGTTATTGCCGGCTGATCAGGCGGACGCGTGTCGCGCGCTTTGGGACGAATTCGAAGCGGCAGAGACAGACGACGCGATTTTCGCAAAATCCATCGATCGTGTGCAGCCTGTCATTGCCAACCTTGAATCCGGCGGTGGATCGTGGCGCGATTTCAACGTGACGGTTGAACATCTGGAAACACGGGTCGGGATCAAGGTTCGTCGCGGCGCCCCCGCTATCTGGGAAGCGCTTTCTGCGCGAATTAACGTGTGGTTCAGCACCAACACATGA